The following proteins come from a genomic window of Thermus sp. LT1-2-5:
- the folP gene encoding dihydropteroate synthase → MLWLRDRSLPLDRPLLMGILNLTPDSFSDGGRYLDPERALARAREMVAEGADLLDLGAESTRPGADPVPVEEEKRRLLPALEAVLSLGVPVSVDTRKPEVAEEALRLGAHLLNDVTGLRDERMVALAARYGVAAVVMHMPVPDPRTMMDHARYGDVVREVRAFLKAQAERALRAGVPQVVLDPGFGFGKLLEHNLALLKRLEEIVALGHPVLVGLSRKRTIGELTGVEAPERRGVGSVAAHLYAVLKGARILRVHDVAAHREALAVWQALWG, encoded by the coding sequence GTGCTTTGGCTTCGGGACCGTAGCCTTCCCCTGGACCGCCCCCTCCTCATGGGGATCCTCAACCTAACCCCCGACTCCTTCTCCGATGGGGGCCGCTACCTGGACCCGGAACGGGCCCTGGCCCGGGCCCGGGAGATGGTGGCGGAGGGGGCGGACCTCCTGGACCTGGGGGCCGAGTCCACCCGGCCCGGGGCCGACCCCGTGCCCGTGGAGGAGGAAAAAAGGCGGCTTCTTCCCGCTTTGGAGGCGGTGCTTTCCCTGGGGGTGCCCGTGAGCGTGGACACCCGCAAGCCCGAGGTGGCGGAGGAAGCTTTAAGGCTTGGCGCCCACCTCTTGAACGACGTGACGGGCCTGCGGGACGAGCGCATGGTGGCCCTGGCCGCCCGGTATGGGGTGGCGGCGGTGGTCATGCACATGCCTGTGCCCGACCCCAGGACCATGATGGACCACGCCCGCTACGGGGACGTGGTGAGGGAGGTGCGGGCCTTCCTGAAGGCCCAGGCGGAAAGGGCGCTAAGGGCCGGGGTTCCCCAGGTGGTCCTGGACCCAGGGTTTGGCTTCGGTAAGCTCCTGGAGCACAACCTCGCCCTCCTAAAGCGCCTGGAGGAGATCGTGGCCCTGGGGCACCCGGTTCTGGTGGGGCTATCCCGTAAGCGCACCATCGGGGAGCTCACGGGGGTGGAGGCGCCGGAAAGGCGCGGGGTGGGTTCCGTGGCCGCCCACCTCTACGCCGTCCTAAAGGGGGCGAGGATCCTCCGGGTGCACGACGTGGCCGCCCACCGGGAGGCCCTGGCGGTGTGGCAGGCCCTTTGGGGGTAG
- the folB gene encoding dihydroneopterin aldolase yields the protein MGTIALLGLEFYGRHGVMPEEGRLGARFVVDLWLSVPFEGRGDRLEETVDYAAVYALVEEAVRHRRFYLIEALADHLAEALLAAFPRLEGVRVRVHKPHAPIPGVFRDVYAEVEKTR from the coding sequence GTGGGGACCATCGCCCTTTTGGGTCTAGAGTTCTACGGCCGCCATGGGGTCATGCCCGAGGAGGGGCGGCTTGGGGCCCGGTTCGTGGTGGACCTGTGGCTTTCCGTGCCCTTTGAGGGTAGGGGGGACCGCTTGGAGGAGACCGTGGACTACGCCGCCGTCTACGCCTTGGTGGAGGAAGCGGTGCGCCACCGCCGCTTCTACCTCATCGAGGCCCTGGCGGATCACCTGGCGGAGGCCCTCCTCGCCGCCTTTCCCCGCCTGGAGGGGGTTAGGGTGCGGGTGCACAAGCCCCACGCCCCCATCCCCGGCGTCTTTCGCGACGTGTACGCTGAGGTGGAGAAAACGCGTTAA
- a CDS encoding cob(I)yrinic acid a,c-diamide adenosyltransferase encodes MKIYTKTGDAGETGLYGAERVVKAHPRVEAYGTVDEANSAIGLARSLLPGEHLDLQDLLERVQNALFDLGADLATRMGSPYEKNIARMDAQDVEALEKAIDRYAEESPPFTGFILPGGHPAAAALHLARTVVRRAERKVVALSREEPVNPEAIRYLNRLSDLLFVLARVVNARMGVREEAWLVKKRR; translated from the coding sequence ATGAAGATCTACACCAAAACCGGAGACGCAGGGGAAACGGGCCTCTACGGGGCCGAGCGGGTGGTGAAGGCCCACCCCCGGGTGGAGGCCTACGGCACCGTGGACGAGGCCAACTCCGCCATCGGCCTGGCCCGGAGCCTCCTGCCCGGGGAGCACCTGGACCTACAAGATCTTTTGGAGCGGGTGCAGAACGCTTTGTTCGACCTGGGGGCGGACCTGGCCACCCGCATGGGAAGCCCCTACGAGAAAAACATCGCCCGCATGGACGCCCAGGACGTGGAGGCCCTAGAAAAGGCCATTGACCGCTACGCGGAGGAAAGCCCCCCCTTCACAGGCTTTATCCTGCCCGGGGGGCACCCTGCGGCGGCCGCCTTGCACCTGGCCCGCACCGTGGTGCGTCGGGCCGAACGCAAGGTGGTGGCCCTAAGCCGGGAAGAGCCCGTGAACCCCGAGGCCATCCGCTACCTGAACCGTCTTTCCGACCTCCTCTTCGTCCTGGCCCGGGTGGTGAACGCCCGCATGGGGGTGCGGGAAGAGGCTTGGCTGGTCAAGAAGCGGCGCTAG
- a CDS encoding ATP-binding cassette domain-containing protein, with translation MIEVIRLTKRYRTHRAVEDLSFRVNPGEVYALLGPNGAGKTTTLRVLATLVKPTAGTAQVAGFDVGQAPLAVRQRLGLVNGGMRVYDRLTGREVLAFFASFYGLQGQAFRQALDWVTGLLQMEEALDKKVMEMSTGMRQKVVIARAILHRPSVLLLDEATAGLDVFARRALLDFVKAYRDLGNTLVYSTHVMAEAEEVADRVGFLHQGRLVYEGSKAEALTLGQGSLERAFIRAVKEAA, from the coding sequence ATGATCGAAGTCATTCGGTTGACCAAGCGCTACCGCACCCACCGGGCGGTGGAAGACCTCTCCTTCCGGGTGAACCCGGGGGAGGTCTACGCCCTTTTGGGGCCCAATGGGGCGGGCAAGACCACCACCTTGCGGGTGCTGGCCACCTTGGTGAAGCCCACGGCGGGCACGGCCCAGGTGGCGGGGTTTGACGTGGGGCAAGCCCCCTTGGCGGTACGCCAGCGCCTGGGCCTGGTGAACGGGGGAATGCGGGTCTACGACCGCCTCACCGGGCGGGAGGTCTTGGCCTTTTTCGCCAGTTTCTACGGCCTTCAGGGCCAAGCCTTCCGCCAGGCCCTGGACTGGGTCACGGGGCTTTTGCAGATGGAAGAAGCCTTGGACAAAAAGGTGATGGAGATGTCCACGGGCATGCGGCAGAAGGTGGTCATCGCCCGGGCCATCCTGCACCGCCCTTCCGTCCTCCTCCTGGACGAGGCCACGGCGGGGCTGGACGTCTTCGCCCGGCGGGCCCTTCTGGACTTCGTCAAGGCCTACCGGGACCTGGGGAACACCTTGGTTTACTCCACCCACGTGATGGCCGAGGCGGAGGAGGTGGCGGACCGGGTGGGGTTTTTGCACCAGGGCCGCCTGGTCTACGAGGGCAGCAAGGCCGAGGCCCTGACCCTGGGCCAAGGGAGCCTGGAGCGGGCCTTCATCCGGGCGGTAAAGGAGGCGGCGTGA
- a CDS encoding ABC transporter permease, whose product MKGIYRILWKELVQVFRDRKLVFSTLVLPVLLMPVFMFGPSLLLNRLMQGVAERRQEVAVAGLSEEALSALRQANLAPVAVADPEAAVREGKYPAGVLYREGVYRIYARLSGGVSEGQVVAGKVQSALQALKEAKVAKALEQRGVPVEVLQPFRVQVLDASPERERAGGLLGFLLPFFLVVFVLSGGQVVAVDTTAGEKEKGTLEALLMAPVPLWQIALGKTLATVVMALLSGVAGLLGLALGGALAARYAGGVLTETGQVLDLGGRVVLDGASFVALFLSASLLALFMGAVMVGLGLYARSYKEAQSYLAPLQLIALLPLLFLQFRGFLELEAWHHLLPLFNVALLMDALLKGTATPGQAALAWGSTLVYAALALGFSVRVFAREEVVFRN is encoded by the coding sequence GTGAAGGGGATCTACCGCATCCTCTGGAAGGAGCTTGTCCAGGTCTTCCGGGACCGGAAACTCGTCTTCTCCACCTTGGTGTTGCCCGTGCTCCTCATGCCCGTCTTCATGTTCGGGCCGAGCCTCCTCCTGAACCGCCTCATGCAAGGGGTGGCGGAACGGCGGCAGGAGGTGGCGGTGGCAGGCCTTTCGGAAGAGGCGCTTTCGGCCCTGCGCCAGGCCAACCTGGCCCCCGTGGCCGTGGCGGACCCGGAAGCTGCGGTGCGGGAGGGGAAGTACCCCGCCGGGGTCCTTTACCGGGAAGGCGTCTACCGCATCTACGCCCGCCTTTCCGGGGGGGTGTCGGAGGGGCAGGTGGTGGCGGGTAAGGTGCAAAGCGCCCTGCAGGCCCTCAAGGAGGCCAAGGTGGCCAAGGCCCTGGAGCAGCGGGGGGTGCCCGTGGAGGTGCTCCAACCCTTCCGGGTGCAGGTTTTGGACGCCTCCCCCGAGCGGGAACGGGCCGGGGGGCTTTTGGGCTTCCTCCTCCCCTTTTTTCTGGTGGTCTTCGTCCTCTCCGGCGGGCAGGTGGTGGCGGTGGACACCACTGCGGGGGAGAAGGAAAAGGGGACCCTCGAGGCCCTCCTCATGGCCCCCGTTCCCCTTTGGCAGATCGCCTTGGGCAAGACCCTGGCCACGGTGGTCATGGCCCTTCTTTCCGGGGTGGCGGGGCTTTTGGGCCTGGCCTTGGGCGGGGCCCTGGCTGCCCGCTACGCCGGGGGGGTCCTGACGGAAACGGGCCAGGTGCTGGACCTGGGCGGGCGGGTGGTCCTGGACGGGGCGAGCTTCGTGGCCCTTTTCCTCTCGGCTTCCCTCCTCGCCCTCTTCATGGGGGCGGTGATGGTGGGCCTCGGGCTTTACGCCAGGAGCTACAAGGAGGCGCAAAGCTACCTGGCTCCCTTGCAGCTTATCGCCCTCTTGCCCCTCCTCTTCCTGCAGTTCAGGGGCTTTCTGGAGCTAGAAGCCTGGCACCACCTCCTTCCCCTTTTCAACGTGGCCCTCCTCATGGACGCCCTCCTCAAGGGAACCGCCACCCCTGGGCAGGCTGCCTTGGCCTGGGGCTCCACCCTCGTTTACGCCGCCTTGGCCCTGGGCTTTTCCGTGCGGGTCTTTGCCCGGGAAGAGGTGGTGTTCAGGAACTAG
- a CDS encoding SPFH domain-containing protein: MREVKEFSAWRVSGFLGLFLLLLALLWLGWAGYGLVRERELAYLGHLLPALLTSGLLLAGLFPLQPNEGVVLVFLGRYVGSVREEGFHFANPLAARRRVSLRVHNFTSDRLKVNDAQGNPIEIAAVVVWRVVDTAKALFQVENYEAFVAIQAEAAIRALASRYPYDAEGRSLRGSPEEIAEELKGEVQERLKVAGVEVLEARLTHLAYAPEVAQAMLRRQQALAVIAARKLIVEAAVDMVKEALAGLEAQGLALDEERRAAMVNNLMVALVAEAQAQPVVNVGTLYA; encoded by the coding sequence ATGCGCGAGGTCAAGGAGTTTTCGGCGTGGCGGGTTAGCGGCTTCTTGGGTCTTTTCCTCCTCCTTTTGGCCCTCCTATGGCTCGGGTGGGCGGGGTACGGCCTGGTGCGGGAGCGGGAGCTGGCTTACCTCGGGCACCTTCTGCCCGCTCTCCTCACAAGCGGCCTCCTCCTGGCTGGGCTCTTCCCCCTGCAGCCCAACGAGGGGGTGGTCTTGGTTTTCCTGGGGCGCTACGTGGGGAGCGTGCGGGAGGAGGGCTTCCACTTCGCCAACCCCTTGGCCGCACGGCGCCGGGTTTCCCTCAGGGTCCACAACTTCACCTCGGACCGGCTCAAGGTGAACGACGCCCAGGGCAACCCCATCGAGATCGCCGCCGTGGTGGTTTGGCGGGTGGTGGACACGGCCAAGGCCCTATTCCAGGTGGAAAACTACGAGGCTTTCGTGGCCATCCAGGCGGAGGCGGCCATCCGCGCCCTGGCAAGCCGCTACCCCTACGACGCCGAGGGGCGCTCCTTGCGGGGAAGCCCCGAGGAGATCGCCGAGGAGCTCAAGGGCGAGGTGCAGGAGCGCCTCAAGGTGGCGGGGGTGGAGGTCCTGGAAGCCCGGCTCACCCACCTGGCCTACGCCCCCGAGGTGGCCCAGGCCATGCTAAGGCGGCAGCAGGCCCTGGCGGTGATTGCGGCGCGGAAGCTCATCGTGGAAGCGGCGGTGGACATGGTGAAGGAGGCCTTGGCGGGCCTCGAGGCCCAAGGCCTGGCCCTGGACGAGGAGCGCCGGGCCGCCATGGTGAACAACCTCATGGTGGCCCTGGTGGCCGAGGCCCAGGCCCAGCCTGTGGTGAACGTGGGCACCTTGTACGCCTGA
- a CDS encoding CPBP family intramembrane glutamic endopeptidase gives MRALYWNLGLSWGLFLAYSLLGGRWGSPSWESALFGFLYMWVPGLVALFFAQREGLRLPLSLRPNRYWLFAWLFPVGLTLLSLPLSLPFGAWKGLKGLLPPEAPALPETLLWLLLLLQGLLAGATVNLLAALGEELFWRGYLWEKLRERSFWPASLEIGFFWGLWHAPLVLAGHNYPKEPLLGVPMMILFTLLLTPALLYAREKGGLLAAALLHGTLNAVAGLSLVAVERTHDLLVGVVGLPGLFLLALFNLWLRRRV, from the coding sequence ATGAGGGCCCTTTACTGGAATCTCGGGCTTTCCTGGGGGCTTTTCCTCGCCTACTCCCTCCTTGGGGGCAGATGGGGGAGCCCCTCTTGGGAAAGCGCCCTCTTCGGCTTCCTCTACATGTGGGTTCCTGGGCTTGTGGCCCTCTTTTTCGCCCAGAGGGAAGGCCTAAGGCTTCCCCTCTCCCTAAGGCCCAATCGGTACTGGCTTTTCGCCTGGCTTTTCCCCGTGGGCCTCACCCTCCTCTCCCTACCCCTAAGCCTCCCCTTCGGGGCCTGGAAGGGCTTAAAGGGCCTCCTGCCCCCGGAAGCGCCGGCGCTTCCGGAAACGCTCCTTTGGCTCCTTCTCCTCCTCCAAGGGCTCCTGGCCGGGGCCACGGTGAACCTTCTCGCCGCCTTGGGAGAGGAGCTTTTTTGGCGGGGCTACCTCTGGGAAAAGCTCCGGGAGCGGAGCTTTTGGCCCGCCAGCCTGGAGATCGGCTTCTTTTGGGGCCTCTGGCACGCTCCCCTGGTCCTCGCCGGGCACAACTACCCCAAAGAGCCCCTTCTGGGCGTCCCCATGATGATCCTCTTCACCCTCCTCCTCACTCCCGCCCTCCTCTACGCCCGGGAGAAGGGGGGCCTCTTGGCGGCGGCCCTCCTCCACGGCACCCTCAACGCCGTGGCGGGGCTCTCCTTGGTGGCGGTGGAAAGGACCCATGACCTCCTGGTGGGGGTGGTGGGGCTTCCCGGCCTCTTCCTCCTGGCCCTCTTCAACCTCTGGCTCAGGAGGCGGGTATAG
- the rapZ gene encoding RNase adapter RapZ has product MRFLVLTGLSGAGKTTAKGFLEDLGYFMVDNLPPGLWKPLIEELAAKGVGRAGVVLDARALPFFAELEAALAELKPLMVFLEARPEVLLRRYNLTRRLHPLGAGNLMREIEEERKALGGLRAQAHLVLDTSELSPRALKEALVRFLGEEAGFTLRLLSFGFKWGPPSEADLVLDVRPFPNPHYDPALKPQSGLDPAVKAYVFQEALEPYYRALLTVAGLAAEGAKAEGRAFYTVAVGCTGGRHRSVAVAERLAEELSGRFRVEVTHRDVEKEA; this is encoded by the coding sequence ATGCGCTTTTTAGTGCTCACCGGGCTTTCCGGGGCGGGAAAGACCACGGCCAAGGGGTTTTTGGAAGACCTGGGCTACTTCATGGTGGACAACCTCCCCCCGGGCCTCTGGAAGCCCCTTATCGAGGAACTCGCCGCCAAAGGGGTGGGGCGGGCCGGGGTGGTGCTGGACGCCCGGGCCCTTCCCTTCTTCGCCGAGCTGGAGGCGGCCTTGGCCGAGCTCAAGCCGCTGATGGTCTTCCTCGAGGCCCGCCCCGAGGTGCTCCTAAGGCGCTACAACCTCACCCGCCGCCTCCACCCCTTGGGGGCGGGAAACCTCATGCGGGAAATAGAGGAGGAGCGGAAGGCCTTAGGGGGCCTCCGGGCCCAGGCCCACCTGGTCCTGGACACCTCCGAGCTCTCCCCCCGGGCGCTTAAGGAGGCCCTGGTGCGGTTTTTGGGGGAAGAGGCGGGCTTTACCCTGCGCCTCCTCTCCTTCGGCTTCAAGTGGGGGCCGCCCTCGGAAGCCGATTTGGTCCTGGACGTGCGCCCCTTCCCCAACCCCCACTACGACCCCGCCCTCAAACCCCAAAGCGGCCTGGACCCTGCGGTGAAGGCCTACGTGTTCCAGGAGGCCCTGGAGCCCTACTACCGGGCCCTCCTCACCGTGGCGGGCCTGGCGGCGGAGGGGGCGAAGGCCGAGGGGCGGGCCTTCTACACCGTGGCCGTGGGGTGCACGGGGGGAAGGCACCGGAGCGTGGCGGTGGCGGAAAGGCTGGCGGAGGAGCTTTCCGGGCGTTTCCGCGTGGAGGTGACCCACCGGGATGTGGAGAAGGAAGCCTAG
- a CDS encoding gluconeogenesis factor YvcK family protein, producing MWRRKPSPPSLRWLYPGMRVKRFALLALLGVFLFGMGFSELLPPLGLRGPGPWGLLLGGLLLAALGIWAMNRSMLAAFTEPEEVPERVYVRRRLERGPKVVAFGGGTGLSRVLRGLKEHTAHTTALVAVTDDGGSTGRLRLSYGLPAVGDLVDCLAALSDHPALPELLAHRFDRGELKGHTFGNLFLVTLFEVGGDFAEAVRQANAILNLRGQVLPATPEAVRLRARFQDEGEVVGEVAIRARRGRIREVFLEPDPEEVMPEALEAIARAELLVLGPGSLYTSVIPSFLPKPLRQAVQRAKAPLVYVVNLMTEPGETDGYTAYEHYKAVAYHLGRRPEVVLVHTAPIPEAVLKRYAAEGRYPVAFDPRPFAADGVRVLTGDFREEGPLAQHDPKRVVQALLGLV from the coding sequence ATGTGGAGAAGGAAGCCTAGCCCCCCCTCCCTGCGCTGGCTTTACCCGGGGATGCGGGTGAAGCGCTTCGCCCTGTTGGCCCTTCTGGGGGTTTTCCTGTTCGGCATGGGGTTTTCCGAGCTCCTGCCCCCCTTGGGTCTCAGGGGCCCTGGGCCCTGGGGCCTCCTTCTTGGGGGGCTTCTCCTGGCCGCCCTGGGGATCTGGGCCATGAACCGGAGCATGCTCGCCGCCTTCACCGAGCCCGAGGAGGTGCCGGAAAGGGTGTACGTGCGCCGCCGGCTGGAGCGGGGCCCCAAGGTGGTGGCCTTTGGTGGGGGCACGGGGCTATCCCGGGTGCTAAGGGGCCTCAAGGAGCACACCGCCCACACCACCGCCCTGGTGGCGGTGACGGACGATGGGGGCTCCACGGGGCGGCTCCGCCTCTCCTATGGCCTGCCGGCGGTGGGGGACCTGGTGGACTGCCTGGCTGCCCTTTCCGACCACCCCGCCCTGCCCGAGCTCCTCGCCCACCGCTTCGACCGGGGGGAGCTCAAGGGGCACACCTTTGGCAACCTCTTCCTGGTAACCCTCTTCGAGGTGGGGGGGGACTTCGCCGAGGCGGTGCGGCAGGCCAACGCCATCCTAAACCTGAGGGGCCAGGTCCTCCCCGCCACCCCCGAGGCGGTGCGCCTGAGGGCCCGCTTCCAGGACGAGGGGGAGGTGGTGGGGGAGGTGGCCATCCGGGCAAGGCGGGGCCGGATCAGGGAGGTCTTCCTGGAGCCCGACCCCGAGGAGGTGATGCCGGAGGCCCTGGAGGCTATCGCTAGGGCGGAGCTTTTGGTCCTGGGGCCGGGAAGCCTCTACACCAGCGTGATCCCGAGCTTTCTGCCCAAGCCCTTGCGGCAAGCGGTGCAACGGGCCAAGGCCCCCCTGGTCTACGTGGTGAACCTCATGACGGAGCCCGGGGAGACGGACGGCTACACCGCCTACGAGCACTACAAGGCCGTGGCCTACCACCTGGGGCGGAGGCCCGAGGTGGTCCTGGTGCACACCGCCCCCATCCCGGAGGCGGTGCTCAAGCGCTACGCCGCCGAGGGGCGCTACCCCGTGGCCTTCGACCCCCGGCCCTTCGCCGCCGATGGGGTGCGGGTCCTCACGGGGGACTTTCGCGAGGAGGGCCCCTTGGCCCAACACGACCCCAAGAGGGTGGTCCAAGCCCTCCTGGGCCTGGTATAA
- a CDS encoding glucodextranase DOMON-like domain-containing protein has translation MLFLFQDPLGDDQGLAYLYPRAALFQEAGEGYADLLAVAGEDQGELVLKVRLARYPNPLEGPLGFSLATVVLWLDTGEGGEERLLPGLTTPKGKGWEVAYVLTGFGAEKRTPEGGREAVRAWREGEWVALSTGLPPGRYGVYGAVGLFDPFAPWYLRPTSAEGGPWTLAAPPGSPPVVDLLAERPLDQVEAYQKGVLKPLQAQGFALRRESLLAFALGGVSLLLAFLLRR, from the coding sequence GTGCTTTTCCTCTTCCAAGACCCCCTAGGGGACGATCAGGGCCTGGCCTACCTCTACCCCCGGGCGGCCCTTTTCCAGGAGGCGGGGGAGGGTTACGCCGACCTCCTGGCGGTGGCCGGGGAGGACCAGGGGGAGCTGGTCCTCAAGGTGCGCCTCGCCCGCTACCCCAACCCCCTAGAAGGCCCCTTGGGCTTTAGCCTGGCCACGGTGGTTCTCTGGCTAGACACGGGGGAAGGGGGCGAGGAGCGCCTCCTTCCCGGCCTCACCACCCCTAAGGGGAAGGGGTGGGAGGTGGCCTACGTCCTCACGGGCTTCGGCGCGGAAAAGCGCACGCCGGAGGGCGGGCGGGAGGCGGTGCGGGCCTGGCGGGAGGGGGAGTGGGTGGCCTTGAGCACGGGGCTTCCCCCGGGGAGGTACGGGGTCTATGGGGCGGTGGGGCTTTTTGACCCCTTCGCCCCCTGGTACTTGCGGCCCACCAGCGCGGAAGGGGGCCCCTGGACCCTGGCCGCCCCCCCGGGAAGCCCCCCGGTGGTGGACCTCCTGGCGGAAAGGCCCCTGGACCAGGTGGAGGCCTACCAGAAGGGGGTGCTAAAGCCCCTCCAAGCCCAGGGCTTCGCCCTAAGGCGGGAAAGCCTCCTGGCCTTCGCCTTGGGAGGGGTTTCCCTCCTCCTCGCCTTTCTCCTTCGGCGCTAG
- a CDS encoding DUF3208 family protein, with product MQAVRLFQGYLWHPKEVALDLKALLPEEVAGARLLLDEVPPPVPFFEDGTPTHTQRFYQLTLLLLAEEPLEALKPVAEAAARALEERLKALPPRVGWLLLEDLRPL from the coding sequence GTGCAGGCGGTGCGGCTTTTCCAGGGGTACCTTTGGCACCCCAAGGAGGTGGCCTTAGACCTGAAGGCCCTCCTCCCCGAGGAGGTGGCGGGGGCGAGGCTCCTTTTGGACGAGGTCCCCCCGCCCGTCCCCTTCTTCGAGGACGGCACCCCCACCCACACCCAGCGCTTTTACCAGCTCACCCTCCTCCTCCTCGCGGAGGAGCCCCTCGAGGCGCTAAAACCCGTGGCGGAGGCAGCGGCGAGGGCTCTGGAGGAGCGCCTAAAGGCCCTTCCCCCCAGGGTGGGGTGGCTTCTCCTGGAGGACCTGAGGCCCCTCTAG
- the alr gene encoding alanine racemase — MALVEERAWIEVDLKALWANWNLLRARAQGEVIPVLKADAYGHGALPLARFLFQKGARRVAVATVGEGRALREGGVEGEILLLGSLHPLEAEEALRWGLTPTLSTLEAAQALAGRARALGLVPRAHLKVDTGMNRVGFPWEEARAALEALAALGVRVEGVYSHLATAGEDAAFVEVQRRRFQEVRKVLGEGYLYHLENSMGLLLHGGENVRVGLALYGLVPGFGLRPILRLLARPTLVKRLRPGDRVGYGGEYVARGGEWLATLPVGYADGLPRGAVAWVRGPDGTLCPVAGRISMDQTTVLLPGPVGLEAVFEVLSPDFGPTGLLAWAEARGTIPYEVAVHLSRRLPRLYLYD; from the coding sequence ATGGCCCTTGTGGAGGAACGGGCCTGGATAGAGGTGGACCTGAAAGCCCTTTGGGCCAACTGGAACCTCCTGCGGGCGCGGGCGCAGGGGGAGGTGATCCCCGTGCTCAAGGCGGACGCCTACGGCCACGGGGCCCTGCCCTTGGCCCGCTTCCTCTTCCAGAAGGGGGCGCGGCGGGTGGCGGTGGCCACGGTGGGGGAGGGGCGGGCCCTGAGGGAGGGGGGCGTGGAGGGGGAGATCCTCCTCTTGGGAAGCCTTCACCCCCTGGAGGCGGAGGAGGCCTTGAGGTGGGGCCTTACCCCCACCCTCTCCACCCTCGAGGCGGCCCAGGCCCTGGCGGGGCGGGCCCGGGCCCTTGGCCTCGTGCCCCGGGCCCACCTCAAGGTGGACACGGGGATGAACCGGGTGGGCTTCCCCTGGGAGGAGGCGCGGGCGGCCCTCGAGGCCCTGGCCGCCCTGGGGGTCAGGGTGGAGGGGGTCTACAGCCACCTGGCCACCGCGGGGGAGGACGCCGCCTTCGTGGAGGTGCAGCGCCGCCGCTTCCAGGAGGTGCGGAAGGTGTTAGGGGAGGGCTACCTTTACCACCTGGAAAACTCCATGGGCCTCCTCCTCCACGGGGGGGAGAACGTGCGGGTGGGGCTCGCCCTCTACGGCCTCGTCCCCGGCTTCGGCTTGAGGCCCATCCTCCGCCTCCTCGCCCGGCCCACCCTGGTGAAGCGCCTGAGGCCGGGGGACCGGGTGGGCTACGGGGGGGAGTACGTGGCCCGAGGGGGGGAGTGGCTCGCCACCCTGCCCGTGGGCTACGCCGACGGCCTGCCCCGGGGGGCGGTGGCCTGGGTGCGGGGGCCGGACGGGACCCTCTGCCCCGTGGCGGGGCGGATCTCCATGGACCAGACCACGGTCCTCCTCCCCGGGCCCGTGGGCCTCGAGGCGGTCTTTGAGGTTCTCTCCCCCGACTTCGGCCCCACGGGGCTCCTTGCCTGGGCCGAGGCCCGGGGCACCATCCCCTACGAGGTGGCGGTCCACCTCTCCCGCCGCCTCCCCCGCCTTTACCTTTACGATTAG